ATAGGAGACTGAAGGGGATAATAGTCTTCGAGTTAATAGGGTTTAGTCTTATTCCCCTACTAGCCTCCATGATGGCAAGAGGTATTAGCCTGGGATAGATTAACAGTCACAGTCATACCATCAACCATTCCATTCGCCTTGGGGGGGAATAGTCGCCCCTACACCACCTCATGGGCAAAACTCCGAAGGCGGGTGAAGTGGAAAGGGCCAGCCACTGAGCCCCACAATAATTCATCTGTAATCGGATCCCTACCACGGTCAAAACTAATTAACTTCTCCTCGTCAATCTCAAAGCTATTATCCAAATAGGATTCCCTGCCATTTCTCACCACGATGCAATTCTTGCCCGGTTTTACATAACCTCGAAAATGGGTACCAGTCCATTCGGCAATCATATCACAGCCGGGCATTTTTTCCAGGTCCTCAATGGTTAATTGTCTCAGTAACTCTGGATTTCTGGACGCTCCATAGAATCTACTTTCGTCTTTCAATTTGTAGTGTTCCAATTCCAGATGATCATCTACCACATGGATTTTAAAAACCCGCACCCGATAGGGACGATTTAACATAAAATCATAGGCCTGTTCTAAAAATAGACTGGTGCCATCCAATAGGGATTCTGGCAGTGGACGCATACAAACCCTCACATGGGCGAAAAAAGGGGGATTATCCCACGCTTGTTTTTGGTTGCTGAAATCCGCCGCCATCAGACGGGCTAGGGCTTTTACATCAGTGGAGTGACTCATGTTCTCACCAGGTTACATTCCAGCTTGGATTCGGTTTAGTGCCAGTTTAGCACGGGTTTGAATCGCAATCTCATTGTCCCTGGCACAGACAGTCTTTAATTCCTCAGAAATTGCCGCCAACAAATCCAGACTACCAGAGTCGGCTTTCAGGGCTAGGTAAAAGTTTTCCCAGGCTACTACAGTAGCATAACGCACCACCCACTCCCCATCCCCAATGGTAGTCAGGAGGGTGTTAAAGATTTCCTGCTGGGTATTAAATTTCTCCTCGGCGGGTAGCTGTTGCCACTTAAGATTGCCTAAGCCTCTGGTGGCGGCGCGTCTGACACTTTGAGAAAAGTCTGTAGTAGCCGCCGAAATCAGTAAATCCTTTGCCCTAATATCCCCTATTCCTGCTAACACCCTCAACGCCCAGGCTCTTGCGCCATAATTGTAATCGTCTATGTTCTGAAGTAGAGGTTCAACTGCAGGCGCACCAATAGCTATTAAACCATCTACCGCTGCCACCGCCGCCCCGGGGTTATTCCACCCCAAAACTTCTATTAGTATAGGTATTGCTTGGGGAGACTTAACTGCCGCCAATTCCTCTACTGCCTTCAGTAGGGCATCTGCAGAATCCGCTTTCCTTACTGCCTCCACTAGTCTTTGTACCTTCTCTGTGCTATTTCCTGTAATATACATACTAGGATAGGTCTCTCCCAGATTCAGACTAGAGTAATTTTAACAGGTATGCCGGGTCTACATCTTTCCCTATATATTCGGGATTGTGGGGATTATAAGGGCTTTTTAGCCTGTCTACTGATATAATTTCCGCCCCGGTTGGTATAATAGGCGTGTCTAGGTCAAAGGATGTGGCGCCACTGAGATTACTGGAAATCCCCTTATACACCATTATTTGCAATTCCTCTTCCCCGTTTTTTGCCTTTACCAGTAATACTTCTTCGGGGTGATTACGGCTATACTCCTCTATTTGTTCAATTCTAATTTTTCCCATTGCCCATAACAGAATAATATTTCAATTGAGCTCTTCTTTACATGCCAATGGTAGCAGTTACCACCCCTTTTTGACATATTGCACTTCCATTTCTCCACTTGAATGCTTTTACTTAAACAACGGCTTATATACCGCAGTCACACGACGACAAATGTCTAGGTTTACTACTAGGTGTGTCAGTTGCGGGTTG
Above is a window of Geminocystis sp. M7585_C2015_104 DNA encoding:
- a CDS encoding HEAT repeat domain-containing protein, with translation MYITGNSTEKVQRLVEAVRKADSADALLKAVEELAAVKSPQAIPILIEVLGWNNPGAAVAAVDGLIAIGAPAVEPLLQNIDDYNYGARAWALRVLAGIGDIRAKDLLISAATTDFSQSVRRAATRGLGNLKWQQLPAEEKFNTQQEIFNTLLTTIGDGEWVVRYATVVAWENFYLALKADSGSLDLLAAISEELKTVCARDNEIAIQTRAKLALNRIQAGM
- a CDS encoding chromophore lyase CpcT/CpeT, which translates into the protein MSHSTDVKALARLMAADFSNQKQAWDNPPFFAHVRVCMRPLPESLLDGTSLFLEQAYDFMLNRPYRVRVFKIHVVDDHLELEHYKLKDESRFYGASRNPELLRQLTIEDLEKMPGCDMIAEWTGTHFRGYVKPGKNCIVVRNGRESYLDNSFEIDEEKLISFDRGRDPITDELLWGSVAGPFHFTRLRSFAHEVV